The Gillisia sp. Hel_I_86 genome has a segment encoding these proteins:
- a CDS encoding tyrosine-type recombinase/integrase: MENIEDYLYYCQKLHKTPSESFFKHTIFGLRAAYKVMGMEAKRVALPQIKRNLKLPTVLSQEEVKRLLKAPRYLKHRLIIGVLYGCGLRSYELCNLKLADLDFDRKTVFVPKKKGKIDRYVPLSKHLIRGLKKYIKTENPQIYLFNSQVSKDGKARGLTTNGIHWVIKENRGKIGSSKKITAHTLRHSFATHLLEYGVDIVSLKELLGHAHIEMTLTYLHVANLPSGSKFSPLDKLYR, translated from the coding sequence GTGGAAAATATTGAAGATTACCTTTATTATTGCCAAAAACTCCACAAGACCCCTTCTGAAAGCTTTTTTAAGCACACCATTTTTGGCCTTAGGGCCGCCTACAAAGTAATGGGCATGGAGGCCAAGCGAGTGGCCTTGCCGCAGATCAAAAGGAACCTCAAACTGCCCACTGTGTTGAGTCAGGAAGAAGTCAAACGCCTTCTAAAAGCACCAAGGTACCTCAAGCACCGATTAATCATTGGCGTGCTTTATGGCTGTGGACTCCGCAGCTACGAACTGTGCAACCTAAAATTGGCCGACCTGGACTTTGATCGCAAAACGGTCTTTGTTCCCAAGAAAAAAGGTAAGATCGATCGTTATGTTCCCTTGAGCAAACATTTGATCAGAGGACTAAAAAAGTACATTAAAACAGAAAATCCCCAAATCTATCTTTTTAACAGTCAGGTATCCAAAGATGGAAAAGCTCGGGGACTGACCACCAATGGAATCCATTGGGTGATCAAGGAAAACCGAGGCAAGATAGGCAGTTCCAAAAAGATTACCGCCCACACCTTGCGGCACAGCTTTGCCACGCATTTGTTGGAATATGGCGTTGACATTGTCAGCCTAAAAGAACTTTTGGGGCATGCGCACATCGAGATGACCCTGACCTACCTCCATGTGGCCAATTTGCCCAGTGGCTCGAAGTTTTCTCCCTTGGACAAGCTTTACCGGTAA
- a CDS encoding DUF2268 domain-containing putative Zn-dependent protease (predicted Zn-dependent protease with a strongly conserved HExxH motif), whose product MEYRKTTKCQHRITANSGYSAQKCYFRDQVKNNKADKNVSVPTPLALYKTVAHNNILKNFIKQQMLKKFLLTIMLIGLISCTQEKKSELDYEIITVDIDNFWNAYDALEESQDSIKTFQNLYIDKASPEFEKFLELRNFTAKQYVNWIKGAPEFWKTIRPLTLKVKNKKKEIDSIYYKMEEYYPNFQAPNICFAISPIQSGGTTDKGLILIGTEIATVNPKTVDISEINGFMKKVFENSFGDIKSLIAHELVHTQQPNGDNENESLLSQAITEGSADFIATLLLEKQSMNSAIFNYGQKNQRKLWLEFKNDVDAGKTFEETDWFYNYNSKRPADLGYYIGYKIAESYYKNSDNKEQAIKDIINMNEPKEFLEESSYGKSF is encoded by the coding sequence ATGGAGTATAGAAAAACAACGAAATGCCAACATCGTATAACAGCAAATAGCGGGTATTCTGCTCAAAAGTGTTATTTTAGGGATCAAGTAAAAAACAACAAAGCCGACAAAAACGTGTCCGTACCCACGCCACTTGCGTTATACAAGACCGTTGCCCACAATAATATTTTGAAAAATTTTATTAAACAACAAATGCTGAAAAAATTCCTTCTTACAATAATGCTTATTGGATTAATATCCTGTACTCAGGAAAAAAAATCTGAGTTAGACTATGAAATAATTACCGTTGATATTGATAACTTTTGGAATGCATATGATGCTTTAGAAGAAAGTCAAGACAGTATTAAAACTTTTCAAAACCTTTATATTGACAAAGCAAGCCCTGAATTTGAAAAGTTCTTGGAATTGAGAAATTTTACTGCAAAACAGTATGTAAATTGGATAAAAGGAGCTCCAGAATTTTGGAAAACGATTAGACCTCTCACATTAAAAGTTAAGAATAAAAAGAAAGAAATTGATTCCATTTACTATAAAATGGAGGAATACTATCCTAATTTTCAAGCCCCAAATATTTGTTTCGCAATTTCTCCAATTCAATCTGGTGGCACAACGGATAAAGGATTGATTTTAATAGGTACAGAAATAGCCACAGTAAATCCCAAAACAGTAGATATTTCAGAAATAAATGGATTTATGAAAAAAGTTTTTGAAAATAGTTTCGGAGATATTAAATCCTTAATCGCTCACGAATTAGTACATACTCAACAACCTAATGGCGATAATGAGAATGAATCTCTGCTATCCCAAGCAATAACAGAAGGTTCTGCCGATTTTATTGCCACACTATTGTTAGAAAAACAATCTATGAATTCAGCTATATTTAATTATGGACAGAAAAACCAGAGAAAATTATGGTTAGAATTTAAAAATGATGTGGACGCTGGCAAAACTTTTGAAGAAACAGATTGGTTTTATAATTACAATTCTAAACGTCCAGCTGATCTAGGATATTATATTGGGTATAAAATAGCAGAATCTTATTACAAAAATTCTGATAATAAAGAACAAGCTATCAAAGACATTATAAATATGAATGAGCCGAAAGAATTTTTGGAAGAGAGTTCTTATGGTAAATCTTTCTAA